The following coding sequences are from one Burkholderia stabilis window:
- a CDS encoding drug:proton antiporter — MRHGMPKASREERIMEWHCCEFEHLSAVDLYAILRARNVVLVVEDAHTHLDIDGKDACALHVYASVRDGDTTEVTAYARILPGDDIDPDVVIDKVLTSGSCRDDDTLERLIGRALTAAQAAWPDAAVRTHVSAPRQAFYKRFGFRKAYGPYLEQGAPFVGLIRPANRADGTLRHLLSRAVSASRPRNDDTRADGRTHNRLPADTGANR, encoded by the coding sequence ATGCGGCACGGCATGCCGAAGGCATCACGCGAGGAACGCATCATGGAATGGCATTGTTGTGAATTCGAACACCTGAGCGCCGTCGATCTCTATGCGATCCTGCGCGCGCGCAACGTCGTGCTGGTGGTCGAGGATGCGCATACGCATCTCGACATCGACGGCAAGGACGCCTGCGCGCTGCATGTCTATGCGAGCGTGCGCGACGGCGACACCACGGAAGTTACGGCCTACGCGCGCATCCTGCCCGGCGACGACATCGATCCGGACGTCGTGATCGACAAGGTACTGACCAGCGGGAGCTGCCGCGACGACGACACGCTCGAGCGGCTGATCGGCCGCGCGCTCACCGCCGCGCAGGCCGCGTGGCCGGACGCCGCAGTGCGCACGCACGTATCCGCGCCGCGCCAGGCGTTCTACAAACGCTTCGGATTCCGCAAGGCTTATGGCCCGTATCTCGAACAGGGCGCGCCGTTCGTCGGCCTGATCCGGCCGGCCAACCGCGCCGACGGCACGCTGCGTCACCTGCTGTCCCGGGCCGTCTCTGCGTCCCGGCCGCGAAACGACGACACGCGCGCCGACGGCCGCACACACAACCGGCTGCCCGCCGATACCGGAGCCAATCGATGA
- a CDS encoding sigma-54 dependent transcriptional regulator, translated as MNMPITRDKSAGGESGNGQRPLIYWTQSPSVMLRKELARRDWKVSIVAQASELRDTSGEITCGILDLSGGHADAIGSIASTCASMRDVVWVALVDVGQTASPNVRALLRDYCFDYVTLPASHQRIADTVGHAYGMECLFARDRERLESEEKGIVGTCSAMLRLFDTVRRFARTDAPVFVFGETGTGKELTAVAIHRHSERRNGPFVAVNCGAIPPHLLQSELFGYERGAFTGANARKIGYVEAANGGTLLLDEIGDLPHESQASLLRFLQERAIHRLGGSDPVPVDVRIVSATHVDLRDAMAEGRFRADLFHRLCVMRIDQPPLRARGKDIELLAHHMLERFRGDARHRVRGFSTDAITALYKHDWPGNVRELINRVRRAVVMTEGRLITAQDLELEYCLDAASPSVADIRKSIEREAIETALLRTRGRVAASARELGVSRATLYRWMEAYGIERPRGTGSSD; from the coding sequence ATGAATATGCCAATAACGCGCGATAAGAGCGCCGGCGGGGAGAGCGGTAACGGGCAGCGTCCGCTGATCTACTGGACGCAGTCGCCGTCCGTGATGCTGCGAAAGGAACTCGCGCGGCGCGACTGGAAAGTCTCGATCGTCGCGCAGGCGAGCGAGCTGCGCGACACGTCCGGCGAAATCACCTGCGGCATCCTCGATCTGAGCGGCGGCCATGCCGATGCGATCGGCAGCATCGCGTCCACGTGCGCGTCGATGCGCGACGTCGTGTGGGTCGCGCTCGTCGACGTCGGTCAGACGGCTTCCCCGAACGTACGCGCACTGTTGCGCGACTACTGTTTCGACTACGTCACGTTGCCGGCGTCGCACCAGCGGATCGCCGACACGGTCGGCCACGCATACGGAATGGAATGCCTGTTCGCGCGCGACCGCGAACGGCTCGAATCGGAAGAGAAGGGCATCGTCGGCACTTGCAGCGCGATGCTGCGGCTGTTCGATACGGTGCGGCGCTTCGCGCGCACCGACGCACCGGTATTCGTGTTCGGCGAAACGGGCACCGGCAAGGAACTCACGGCCGTCGCGATCCACCGCCATTCGGAGCGGCGCAACGGCCCGTTCGTCGCGGTCAACTGCGGCGCGATCCCGCCGCATCTGCTGCAATCGGAGCTGTTCGGTTACGAGCGCGGCGCGTTTACCGGCGCGAACGCGCGGAAGATCGGCTATGTCGAAGCCGCTAACGGCGGCACGCTGCTGCTCGACGAAATCGGCGACCTGCCGCACGAGAGCCAGGCGAGCCTGCTGCGCTTTCTGCAGGAGCGCGCGATTCATCGCCTTGGCGGCAGCGACCCGGTGCCGGTCGACGTCCGGATCGTATCCGCGACGCACGTCGACCTGCGCGACGCGATGGCGGAAGGGCGCTTTCGCGCGGACCTGTTCCACCGCCTGTGCGTGATGCGCATCGATCAGCCGCCGCTGCGTGCGCGCGGCAAGGACATCGAACTGCTCGCGCACCACATGCTCGAACGTTTCCGCGGCGACGCGCGCCATCGCGTGCGCGGTTTCTCGACGGACGCGATCACGGCGCTCTACAAGCACGATTGGCCCGGCAATGTCCGCGAGCTGATCAACCGCGTGCGTCGCGCCGTCGTGATGACGGAAGGACGCCTGATTACCGCACAGGATCTCGAGCTCGAATACTGTCTCGACGCGGCATCGCCGTCCGTGGCCGACATCCGCAAGTCGATCGAGCGCGAGGCGATCGAAACCGCGTTGCTGCGCACGCGCGGGCGCGTCGCGGCTTCCGCGCGCGAGCTCGGCGTGTCGCGTGCGACGCTGTATCGCTGGATGGAGGCGTACGGGATCGAGCGGCCGCGCGGCACGGGCTCGTCGGACTGA
- a CDS encoding mannose-1-phosphate guanylyltransferase/mannose-6-phosphate isomerase, translating to MTRTLRPVPEPDLPRILPVILAGGSGTRLWPLSREQYPKQLIELISNESPLSATARRLNGIENASLGDTLLLVCGEQHRVMSAAQVLGRAAPARILLEPAARNTAPALTLAALDASALADDPVLAVMPADHVIADIGAFQDAVARAACYAQEGAIVTLGVLPRRAETGYGYIQVGEPRAGRQGGHGGYSIGRFVEKPDATLAERYLHSGDYWWNSGIYVTRASVWLKAISALAPAIHSACETAWRAGVAEDPFFRIDAAAFDACPSDSIDYAVMERLAEHRELGIEGIVVPLSAGWSDVGTWDAIWEIMPKDDQGNVARGPIVFEDTQDSFVRSEGRLIACVGMKDVVVIETPDAVLVANKHDVQRVKNIVARLKTDRRPLVSEHRKVQRPWGHYDSIDLGERFQVKRIVVEPGMRLSLQMHYHRAEHWIVVRGTAKVTRGNETFLLCENESTYIAVGEVHRLENPGRIPLEIIEVQSGDYLGEDDIVRFEDQYGREVEALLATPVPLASQNAHTHTVAQDQDAVR from the coding sequence ATGACCCGCACCCTTCGCCCGGTTCCCGAACCCGATCTGCCGCGCATCCTGCCGGTGATCCTCGCCGGCGGCTCCGGCACGCGGCTGTGGCCGCTGTCGCGCGAGCAGTATCCGAAGCAGCTGATCGAGCTGATCTCGAACGAGTCGCCGCTGTCGGCGACGGCACGCCGCCTGAACGGCATCGAGAACGCGTCGCTCGGCGACACGCTGCTGCTGGTATGCGGCGAACAGCATCGCGTGATGAGCGCCGCGCAGGTGCTCGGCCGCGCGGCGCCCGCCCGCATCCTGCTCGAACCGGCCGCGCGCAACACCGCGCCCGCGCTGACGCTTGCGGCGCTCGACGCGAGCGCGCTCGCGGACGATCCCGTGCTCGCGGTGATGCCGGCCGATCACGTGATCGCCGATATCGGCGCGTTCCAGGATGCCGTCGCACGGGCCGCGTGCTACGCGCAGGAAGGCGCGATCGTCACGCTCGGCGTGCTGCCGCGCCGCGCGGAAACGGGCTACGGCTATATCCAGGTCGGCGAGCCGCGCGCGGGCCGCCAGGGCGGCCATGGCGGCTACTCGATCGGCCGCTTCGTCGAAAAACCCGATGCGACGCTCGCCGAGCGCTACCTGCATTCGGGCGACTACTGGTGGAACAGCGGGATTTACGTCACGCGCGCGTCGGTGTGGCTGAAGGCGATCAGCGCGCTCGCGCCGGCGATCCATTCGGCCTGCGAGACTGCCTGGCGCGCGGGCGTCGCAGAAGATCCGTTCTTCCGGATCGATGCGGCGGCCTTCGACGCATGCCCGTCCGACTCGATCGACTATGCGGTGATGGAGCGCCTCGCCGAGCACCGCGAACTCGGCATCGAAGGCATCGTGGTGCCGCTGTCGGCCGGCTGGTCGGACGTCGGCACCTGGGATGCGATCTGGGAAATCATGCCGAAGGACGATCAGGGCAACGTGGCGCGCGGCCCGATCGTGTTCGAGGATACGCAGGACAGCTTCGTGCGCTCGGAGGGACGTCTCATCGCATGTGTCGGGATGAAGGACGTCGTCGTGATCGAGACGCCCGATGCGGTGCTGGTCGCGAACAAGCACGACGTGCAGCGCGTGAAGAACATCGTCGCGCGGTTGAAGACGGACCGGCGCCCGCTGGTAAGCGAGCACCGCAAGGTGCAGCGGCCGTGGGGGCATTACGATTCGATCGACCTCGGCGAGCGGTTCCAGGTGAAGCGGATCGTCGTCGAGCCCGGCATGCGGCTGTCGCTGCAGATGCATTATCACCGCGCGGAGCACTGGATCGTCGTGCGCGGCACCGCGAAGGTGACCCGCGGCAACGAGACGTTCCTGCTGTGCGAGAACGAGTCGACTTATATCGCGGTCGGCGAGGTGCATCGGCTCGAGAATCCCGGCCGGATTCCGCTCGAGATCATCGAGGTCCAGTCGGGCGATTATCTCGGCGAGGACGATATCGTCCGGTTCGAGGATCAGTATGGGCGTGAGGTTGAAGCACTGCTGGCCACGCCGGTGCCGCTCGCTTCGCAGAATGCGCATACGCACACCGTGGCGCAGGACCAGGATGCCGTCCGATAG
- a CDS encoding right-handed parallel beta-helix repeat-containing protein, giving the protein MRRSQCLSGACAVMFGLCVAGGPWWPGLAVAGSGASAPGGIHAGVPDAYVRPASDTADQADTLQRALDALRPGQRLVFAPGRYVVGRSLVVKQAHVVLSGYGATLIATVPEDQTIEMRGAGTTIVGFRLTGAGTTRLYTPESTKVDVTGRDVQVLDNVIDGGGAGIFVFGGTDVAIVGNEVLSTLADGIHMTHGARNVLVQGNVVRGTGDDMIAVVSYREDGVLSRNVLITGNSLEGNTWGRGITVVGGADVTISNNIVRNVQVSAGILVAQEDSNGTYGASDIRIENNVITDIQTATGRTDSRPLTQQGAIDISTWSGAVTRVAVVGNRVSHARFDGIRLWGNVSGVRLAGNQLSAIDGQPVRVGPAQTCATGQKRAAPCATVFESHSAAPDVAGADTSLLPRVRQYVRQPRWSQRGSD; this is encoded by the coding sequence ATGCGTAGATCGCAATGCCTGTCAGGCGCGTGCGCCGTGATGTTCGGCCTGTGTGTGGCGGGCGGCCCGTGGTGGCCGGGGCTTGCCGTGGCCGGATCCGGGGCGTCCGCGCCGGGCGGGATTCATGCGGGCGTGCCGGATGCGTATGTTCGTCCGGCCTCCGACACCGCCGATCAGGCCGACACGCTGCAGCGCGCGCTGGACGCGTTGCGGCCGGGGCAGCGGCTCGTGTTCGCGCCGGGTCGTTACGTCGTCGGTCGTTCGCTCGTCGTGAAGCAGGCGCATGTCGTGCTGTCCGGCTACGGCGCGACGCTGATCGCGACCGTTCCGGAAGACCAGACGATCGAGATGCGCGGCGCAGGTACGACGATCGTCGGATTCAGGCTGACAGGAGCCGGCACGACGCGTCTCTATACGCCGGAATCGACGAAGGTGGACGTGACGGGGCGTGACGTGCAGGTGCTGGACAACGTGATCGACGGTGGCGGCGCCGGCATCTTCGTCTTTGGTGGAACGGATGTCGCGATCGTTGGAAATGAGGTGCTGTCGACGCTCGCCGACGGTATCCACATGACGCACGGCGCGCGCAACGTGCTTGTCCAGGGCAATGTCGTGCGCGGCACCGGAGACGACATGATCGCGGTGGTGAGTTACCGCGAAGACGGCGTGCTGAGCCGCAACGTGCTGATCACCGGAAACTCGCTGGAAGGAAACACCTGGGGGCGGGGCATCACGGTCGTCGGCGGTGCGGATGTGACCATCTCGAACAATATCGTGCGCAACGTGCAGGTGAGCGCCGGCATTCTCGTCGCGCAGGAGGACAGCAACGGGACCTACGGCGCGTCCGACATCCGGATCGAGAACAACGTGATCACGGATATCCAGACCGCGACCGGCCGGACCGATTCGCGTCCGCTCACGCAGCAGGGCGCGATCGACATCAGCACGTGGTCGGGTGCGGTGACGCGCGTGGCCGTGGTCGGCAATCGCGTGTCGCACGCGCGGTTCGACGGCATTCGTCTGTGGGGGAACGTATCAGGGGTCCGGCTGGCAGGTAACCAGTTGTCGGCGATCGACGGTCAGCCGGTGCGGGTTGGCCCCGCCCAAACCTGCGCAACCGGCCAGAAGCGTGCGGCGCCGTGCGCGACGGTGTTTGAGTCCCATTCGGCCGCCCCCGACGTTGCCGGCGCGGATACGTCGTTGCTGCCGCGCGTACGCCAGTACGTCAGGCAGCCGCGCTGGTCGCAGCGCGGCTCCGATTGA